A single genomic interval of Brevibacillus brevis harbors:
- a CDS encoding B3/4 domain-containing protein produces MQVQLDSSVSERLPQFSLGILQYSNASVSDSPKMLQGRINYYVESLRLEHDTANLTEIEGVREWRACFKQVGIDPSRYRPSSEALLRRLLQGNPFFWINSAVDVNNFFSVLHALPFGIYDIDHLTGDITCRLGHADDVYEGLNGREVNMEGKLLLADSNGAFGSPIVDSKRSCVTEQSRTLLQVIFFHEKMEPSKKEEIVGSVGRMFTEINGGELTHSSIVTA; encoded by the coding sequence ATGCAAGTTCAGCTAGATTCTTCCGTATCCGAGCGTCTGCCGCAATTTTCTCTCGGCATTTTACAATACAGCAATGCTTCCGTCAGTGACTCCCCTAAAATGCTGCAAGGACGCATTAATTATTATGTGGAGAGCTTGCGGCTGGAGCACGATACTGCAAACCTGACAGAAATCGAAGGCGTCCGTGAGTGGAGGGCCTGCTTTAAGCAAGTTGGCATTGATCCATCCAGATACCGCCCTTCCTCTGAAGCATTACTGCGTCGACTGCTACAGGGAAATCCTTTTTTCTGGATCAACAGCGCTGTTGATGTTAATAATTTTTTCTCGGTTTTGCACGCTCTTCCATTTGGGATTTATGACATCGATCACTTAACGGGTGATATTACTTGTCGCCTCGGCCATGCCGATGATGTCTATGAAGGATTAAATGGACGCGAAGTCAACATGGAAGGGAAGCTGCTACTCGCTGATAGTAACGGCGCATTTGGGAGTCCCATCGTCGATTCCAAGCGCTCGTGTGTAACGGAGCAAAGCCGCACACTGCTCCAAGTCATCTTTTTCCACGAAAAAATGGAACCATCTAAAAAAGAAGAAATCGTAGGTTCAGTTGGTCGCATGTTTACAGAAATCAACGGCGGCGAGCTGACTCACTCCTCTATTGTTACCGCCTAA
- the rnhA gene encoding ribonuclease HI, which translates to MREVDIYTDGACSGNPGPGGWGAVLMYGQHIKEMSGAEPHTTNNRMELLAAIKALSTLKEPCKVTLYSDSAYLVNCFKQGWYKGWLKNGWKNSKGQQVENQDLWKELLQLMDTHKVEYVKVKGHADNKWNNRCDELATGAIKQL; encoded by the coding sequence ATGCGTGAGGTTGATATTTATACAGACGGAGCTTGTTCCGGCAATCCAGGACCAGGTGGTTGGGGAGCTGTACTGATGTACGGCCAACACATCAAGGAAATGTCCGGTGCCGAACCACATACAACGAATAACAGAATGGAGCTGTTGGCGGCCATCAAGGCTCTCTCTACATTGAAGGAGCCTTGTAAGGTGACGTTGTACAGCGATAGTGCATACTTGGTTAACTGCTTTAAACAAGGCTGGTATAAAGGTTGGCTGAAAAACGGTTGGAAAAACAGCAAAGGCCAGCAGGTGGAGAATCAGGATTTATGGAAAGAACTGCTGCAATTGATGGACACCCACAAGGTAGAGTACGTAAAAGTCAAAGGACACGCCGACAACAAATGGAATAACCGCTGCGACGAATTGGCGACAGGAGCGATTAAACAGCTGTGA
- the queG gene encoding tRNA epoxyqueuosine(34) reductase QueG: MNDLQYWEQTKQSIIDYAKKIGIDKIGFASADPFMTLKERLLVHREKGYESGFEEPDLEKRTNPELLLDGARSLISIALAYPSKLKNPPKSEPGAYRGILCRAAWGTDYHHVLRDKLDKLTRFIMELEPGARIESMVDTGALSDRAVAERAGIGFVGKNCAIITPEFGSWVYLGELVTNLPLPSDLPIEEGCGDCNICVDACPTGALIQGGQLDAQRCVAYLTQVKDFIPDEFRAKIGNRLYGCDTCQTVCPKNRRIDNNHHAEFQPDPEIAKPLLIPLLQMSNKEFKEKFGQSSSSWRGKKPIQRNTILALAHFKDRTAVPHLERLLFEDPRPVIRGTAAWALGKIGGEQAHEALITAKAKEALPEVVEEIEKGMSMIRSQA; the protein is encoded by the coding sequence GTGAACGATTTGCAGTACTGGGAGCAGACAAAGCAGTCCATCATTGACTATGCCAAGAAAATCGGAATCGATAAGATCGGGTTTGCCAGTGCCGACCCATTCATGACCTTAAAAGAACGGCTTCTTGTACACCGGGAAAAGGGTTATGAATCTGGATTTGAAGAGCCTGATTTAGAAAAGAGGACGAACCCGGAACTGTTGTTGGACGGGGCACGTTCGCTGATTTCTATAGCACTGGCCTATCCATCCAAGCTCAAAAATCCACCAAAATCAGAGCCGGGTGCGTATCGGGGAATCTTGTGCCGTGCGGCATGGGGAACCGATTACCATCACGTTCTGCGCGACAAGCTGGACAAGCTGACTCGTTTCATTATGGAGCTGGAGCCAGGGGCTCGGATCGAATCTATGGTAGACACGGGAGCATTGTCTGATCGTGCGGTTGCCGAACGGGCTGGGATTGGATTTGTAGGAAAAAACTGTGCCATCATAACGCCGGAGTTCGGATCATGGGTGTACTTGGGGGAGCTTGTAACGAATCTTCCGTTGCCAAGCGACCTACCGATCGAAGAAGGCTGTGGCGACTGTAACATATGTGTAGACGCTTGTCCGACCGGAGCCTTGATTCAGGGCGGGCAGCTTGATGCACAGCGATGTGTTGCGTATTTGACTCAGGTAAAAGACTTTATTCCAGATGAATTTCGCGCGAAAATCGGAAATCGGCTGTATGGTTGCGACACTTGTCAGACGGTATGTCCTAAGAATCGTCGCATCGACAACAACCATCATGCTGAATTTCAGCCTGATCCGGAGATTGCCAAGCCTTTGCTGATTCCGCTGCTTCAGATGAGCAATAAGGAGTTCAAGGAAAAGTTCGGCCAATCTTCTTCATCTTGGAGGGGCAAAAAGCCCATTCAGCGCAATACGATACTAGCGCTTGCACATTTCAAGGATCGGACGGCTGTTCCTCACTTGGAACGTCTTTTGTTCGAAGACCCTCGTCCAGTCATTCGTGGAACTGCTGCATGGGCACTAGGAAAAATCGGAGGAGAGCAGGCACACGAAGCGCTCATTACCGCAAAAGCAAAAGAGGCGTTACCAGAAGTGGTGGAAGAGATAGAAAAAGGTATGAGCATGATTCGTTCACAGGCTTAG
- a CDS encoding methylated-DNA--[protein]-cysteine S-methyltransferase, with product MAKELGYTMMDSPIGPLLLASTEEGLCYIQFANEQDGLAPLVRWCKKTFLGITPTRNDSINESAKKQLDEYFAGKRKTFDVPTVLYGTPFQKSVWNELSNIPYGETRSYKDIALAIGAAKAVRAIGGANNRNPIPVIIPCHRVIGSNGALVGYGGGLSIKEYLLSLEEGPLFAHASS from the coding sequence ATGGCAAAGGAATTAGGCTATACCATGATGGATTCACCGATTGGACCATTGCTCTTGGCTTCTACAGAAGAAGGGCTGTGCTACATTCAGTTTGCCAATGAACAAGACGGATTGGCGCCACTTGTGCGCTGGTGCAAAAAAACGTTTTTAGGAATTACCCCGACGCGCAACGATTCGATCAATGAGTCTGCCAAAAAACAATTAGATGAGTATTTTGCAGGCAAGCGAAAGACGTTTGATGTTCCAACCGTATTGTACGGTACTCCCTTTCAAAAGTCTGTATGGAATGAGCTATCGAACATCCCCTATGGAGAAACTCGTTCTTACAAAGATATTGCCTTGGCTATTGGAGCGGCGAAAGCTGTTCGGGCCATTGGTGGTGCGAACAATCGCAATCCGATTCCTGTCATTATACCGTGCCATCGTGTCATTGGCTCGAATGGTGCCTTGGTCGGATACGGCGGTGGGTTATCCATTAAAGAATATTTGCTGTCCTTAGAAGAAGGTCCACTATTTGCTCACGCTTCTTCCTAA
- a CDS encoding amidase domain-containing protein yields MEWREFVQQYFQAVHQSSMDGKYERLLPFYCTGESGVQDEWDRLNREKRKIEERGVKLLAVQGQVTPMCWVNTDATMEITVQWQENKTLGIKHTKYKETNKRLFQLQLLKTNEKWSIIGARESNGDQKLVIEEEEEPIIVVSGVEDAIDQPMLIVHGAGGYNAANAVAYAERYWNTTNPVYPRFTDDCTNFISQCLHAGGIPMLMSKEMGKGWWIRTGKGASWSYSWTVAHSLYLLLKSGGPPMRAVTKSSAAELVPGDIICYDFNGDGRFQHNTIVVAKDANQMPLVNAHTTDSSMRYWAYEDSTAYTPKMRYAFFHIRGV; encoded by the coding sequence GTGGAGTGGCGTGAATTCGTTCAGCAATACTTTCAAGCAGTTCACCAGTCATCTATGGACGGAAAGTATGAGCGGCTGTTGCCTTTTTATTGCACAGGAGAGTCTGGCGTACAGGATGAATGGGATCGACTGAACCGGGAGAAGCGGAAAATCGAGGAGCGGGGAGTCAAATTATTGGCTGTCCAGGGACAAGTAACGCCCATGTGCTGGGTAAATACCGATGCCACCATGGAAATAACAGTTCAATGGCAAGAAAATAAAACACTGGGGATCAAGCATACCAAGTATAAAGAGACAAACAAGCGATTGTTCCAGCTCCAATTGCTCAAAACGAATGAAAAATGGTCGATAATCGGGGCAAGGGAGTCGAATGGGGATCAAAAATTGGTCATCGAAGAAGAGGAGGAGCCTATCATCGTTGTGTCAGGCGTCGAGGATGCCATTGACCAGCCTATGCTGATAGTGCATGGAGCGGGAGGGTACAACGCTGCAAATGCAGTCGCGTATGCGGAACGCTACTGGAATACGACCAATCCCGTGTACCCTCGTTTTACGGATGACTGTACGAATTTTATTTCGCAATGTTTACACGCTGGCGGAATCCCTATGCTGATGTCGAAAGAGATGGGCAAGGGCTGGTGGATTCGCACGGGAAAAGGTGCCTCTTGGAGCTATAGCTGGACGGTGGCGCATAGCTTGTATTTGCTTTTGAAATCGGGTGGACCACCTATGCGGGCGGTTACGAAAAGCTCTGCGGCCGAATTGGTTCCAGGTGATATCATTTGTTATGACTTTAACGGGGATGGACGTTTTCAACATAATACGATCGTGGTCGCAAAAGACGCGAATCAGATGCCGTTAGTGAATGCCCATACGACAGATAGCAGCATGCGTTATTGGGCATATGAGGATTCTACAGCCTATACGCCCAAAATGCGCTATGCCTTCTTTCATATAAGAGGGGTATAA
- a CDS encoding ferric reductase-like transmembrane domain-containing protein yields MGTPISFGRRLVAHVSIVSLILLSASWMWTEFSSFPALEAWSMLLGYLSFILIGCTLLIGPLQSWLPAGWMAVSLSIRRDIGIWAGLTGLLHVILVLVLFEGEPRLMIIHENRSEKADGWLGLFFFASSDPTMWPSPNWTLTGVANYLGLLAFFVLLALWLTSSAQAEKWLGGSSWKRLHLANPWLFIIILIHGLIYIQSIKGEPHTFSDMLVFAAIIWMIRGISFIRRAFFR; encoded by the coding sequence ATGGGGACACCTATTTCATTTGGGCGACGCCTTGTCGCACATGTGAGCATCGTGAGTTTGATCCTGTTAAGCGCCAGTTGGATGTGGACTGAGTTTTCTTCGTTCCCTGCACTGGAAGCATGGAGCATGCTTCTCGGCTATCTCTCATTTATTTTGATTGGCTGCACCTTGCTGATTGGTCCACTCCAGTCCTGGCTCCCTGCTGGCTGGATGGCCGTCAGCTTGTCCATCCGTCGAGATATCGGCATATGGGCTGGGCTAACTGGACTGTTGCACGTCATTCTTGTACTCGTCCTTTTTGAAGGTGAGCCCCGCCTGATGATCATACATGAAAATCGTTCTGAAAAGGCTGATGGCTGGCTGGGTCTGTTCTTTTTCGCTTCCTCTGATCCAACCATGTGGCCATCTCCCAACTGGACCCTTACAGGCGTTGCGAACTACCTTGGGCTGCTTGCTTTTTTCGTTCTACTAGCCCTGTGGCTGACTTCTTCTGCTCAGGCAGAGAAATGGCTGGGTGGCTCCAGTTGGAAAAGGCTTCATCTCGCCAATCCATGGCTTTTTATCATCATCTTGATCCATGGCTTGATTTACATTCAATCCATTAAAGGAGAACCGCATACCTTTTCAGACATGCTCGTTTTCGCAGCTATAATTTGGATGATTCGCGGCATCTCTTTTATACGAAGAGCTTTTTTTCGCTAG
- the trmL gene encoding tRNA (uridine(34)/cytosine(34)/5-carboxymethylaminomethyluridine(34)-2'-O)-methyltransferase TrmL — translation MPLHIVLHEPLIPANTGNIARSCAATGAHLHLIHPLGFSTDDRYLKRAGLDYWHAVNVHHHESFEHFAAAQGEGAGTFYFVETWGEKLYTDVSFRDGDYIILGKETTGLPEELTEKYREQTIRIPMSGATRSVNLSNCAAIVLFEGLRQLGFPSLS, via the coding sequence ATGCCGTTACATATTGTTTTGCATGAGCCGCTTATTCCGGCCAACACAGGAAACATCGCCCGTTCATGTGCAGCGACAGGAGCGCATCTGCATTTGATTCATCCGCTCGGATTTTCGACGGACGATCGTTACCTGAAGCGGGCTGGTCTCGATTATTGGCATGCGGTTAACGTTCACCATCATGAGAGCTTTGAGCACTTTGCTGCGGCACAAGGGGAAGGGGCGGGTACCTTTTACTTTGTGGAGACCTGGGGGGAAAAGTTGTATACGGACGTTTCTTTCCGGGATGGCGACTACATTATCTTGGGCAAGGAGACGACGGGCTTGCCGGAAGAGCTCACAGAAAAATATCGGGAACAAACTATTCGTATTCCGATGAGCGGTGCGACCCGTTCTGTGAACCTGTCCAATTGTGCAGCGATTGTCTTGTTTGAAGGACTTCGTCAGTTAGGTTTTCCATCGCTATCGTAA
- a CDS encoding HAD family hydrolase, whose protein sequence is MTVNTILFDLDGTLLEMQTEPFVKSYLVEVGRHVGDKYDTEKLLALIWDATKAMIMNQEPDKTNEQVFIEHFTEHSEWDREEIWPLFDSFYRDVFPTLSHLTYPSPWAKQIIAAAKEQGFRVAVATNPVFPRDAIHHRLAWIGMSPDDFELVTVYEESHFTKPNPGYYKEICQKLGVEPTDCVMVGNHMQEDMVASKLGMKTFLVTNWMEDRGEPQYLVDQRGSLEELFTAISEKSGVFAG, encoded by the coding sequence ATGACTGTGAACACCATCCTGTTTGATTTGGACGGTACGTTATTAGAGATGCAGACAGAACCCTTTGTCAAAAGTTACTTGGTTGAAGTAGGCCGTCATGTCGGAGATAAGTACGATACCGAAAAGCTGTTGGCGCTGATTTGGGATGCGACCAAGGCAATGATCATGAACCAAGAGCCTGACAAGACGAACGAGCAAGTTTTTATCGAACATTTTACGGAACATAGTGAGTGGGATCGGGAGGAAATATGGCCTCTGTTCGATTCGTTTTATCGCGATGTATTTCCGACACTTTCTCACCTGACGTATCCTTCGCCATGGGCAAAGCAGATTATTGCTGCCGCCAAAGAGCAAGGATTCCGGGTTGCAGTAGCGACGAATCCTGTTTTCCCGCGTGATGCGATTCACCATCGCCTCGCTTGGATCGGGATGTCCCCGGATGATTTCGAGCTGGTCACCGTCTACGAGGAGTCGCATTTCACGAAGCCGAATCCTGGTTATTACAAGGAGATTTGTCAAAAGCTCGGGGTGGAACCGACAGACTGTGTCATGGTGGGAAATCACATGCAGGAGGACATGGTCGCATCCAAGCTGGGAATGAAAACGTTTTTGGTAACCAATTGGATGGAAGACCGAGGTGAGCCTCAGTATTTGGTAGATCAGCGGGGATCATTAGAAGAGCTGTTTACAGCGATTTCTGAAAAAAGCGGTGTGTTTGCAGGTTAA
- a CDS encoding PrkA family serine protein kinase: MDILKRIAEHRAREENLMWRGTFAEYLQLVRKNPQIAQTAHSRVYNMIKSAGVEENEDGSRSYQFFSREIFGLDRSVERLVEEYFHSAARRLDVRKRILLLMGPVSGGKSTLVTMLKRGLEEYSRTEAGAIFALDGCPMHEEPLHLIPHELRPEVEEELGIKIEGELTPYNRMRLETEYGGCIEDFPVRRILFSEANRVGIGTFSPSDPKSQDIADLTGSIDFSTITKYGSESDPRAYRFDGELNKANRGLMEFQEMLKCDEKFLWHLLSLTQEGNFKAGRFALISADELIVAHTNESEYKAFIANKKNEALQSRIIVMPMPYNLRVSDEEKIYAKLIKQSDLGHVHIAPHALRSAAVFSIMTRLKESKKQGADLLKKMRLYDGESVEGFKGADLEELRNEHADEGMSGIDPRYVINRISSALIRRDTECINALDILRALKEGFDQHPSITKEQRERYMNFISIARKEYDELAKKEVQKAFVYSYEESAKTLMDNYLDNVEAYCNMNKIRDPVTGEEMDPDERLMRSIEEQIGISENAKRAFREEILIRISAYARKGKRFDYSTHDRLREAIEKKLFADLKDVVKITTSNKTPDEHQLKKINEVTKRLIEEHQYCPVCANELLRYVGSLLNR; encoded by the coding sequence ATGGACATTTTAAAACGGATCGCTGAGCACCGGGCCCGCGAAGAAAACCTGATGTGGAGAGGAACATTCGCCGAATATTTGCAACTGGTACGTAAAAATCCGCAAATTGCCCAGACGGCGCACTCACGCGTCTACAACATGATTAAAAGCGCGGGGGTTGAAGAGAACGAGGACGGCTCACGTTCGTATCAATTTTTTAGTCGAGAAATCTTCGGATTGGATCGTTCTGTTGAGCGCCTAGTGGAGGAATATTTCCACTCGGCTGCACGTCGTCTGGATGTCCGCAAGCGCATCTTGCTCTTGATGGGACCTGTCAGTGGCGGTAAGTCTACGCTCGTAACGATGCTAAAGCGAGGACTGGAAGAGTATTCTCGGACGGAAGCCGGAGCGATCTTTGCACTTGATGGTTGCCCCATGCACGAGGAACCTCTTCATCTCATCCCGCATGAGCTGCGTCCAGAGGTAGAAGAAGAGCTGGGAATCAAGATTGAAGGAGAATTGACGCCCTATAACCGGATGAGGTTGGAGACCGAATACGGAGGGTGCATCGAGGATTTCCCTGTTCGCCGGATTTTGTTTTCCGAAGCCAATCGTGTCGGGATCGGTACATTTAGCCCTTCCGATCCGAAGTCTCAGGATATTGCCGATTTGACGGGGAGTATCGACTTTTCGACGATTACGAAGTACGGCTCTGAGTCCGACCCACGTGCGTATCGTTTTGATGGGGAGCTGAACAAAGCCAATCGCGGATTAATGGAATTCCAGGAAATGCTGAAATGCGACGAGAAATTTTTGTGGCATCTCCTGTCGCTGACACAGGAAGGAAACTTCAAGGCAGGTCGTTTTGCCCTCATTTCTGCGGATGAGCTGATTGTTGCGCATACGAACGAATCGGAGTACAAGGCTTTTATTGCGAATAAGAAAAATGAGGCACTGCAATCTCGGATTATCGTCATGCCGATGCCGTATAATCTGCGTGTCAGTGACGAAGAAAAAATATACGCGAAATTAATCAAGCAATCCGACTTGGGGCATGTGCATATTGCACCGCATGCGCTCCGGTCAGCAGCAGTCTTTTCCATTATGACCCGCCTAAAAGAATCGAAAAAACAGGGGGCCGATCTGCTGAAAAAGATGCGGCTGTATGACGGTGAATCGGTGGAAGGCTTCAAGGGAGCCGATCTGGAAGAGCTGCGTAACGAGCATGCCGATGAAGGAATGTCCGGTATTGATCCCCGTTATGTCATCAACCGTATCTCCAGTGCACTGATCCGCCGCGACACGGAGTGCATCAATGCGCTAGATATTCTTCGGGCGCTAAAAGAAGGCTTTGACCAGCATCCATCTATCACCAAGGAGCAGCGGGAGAGGTATATGAACTTCATCTCTATTGCGCGCAAGGAATACGACGAGCTGGCGAAAAAAGAAGTGCAGAAGGCGTTTGTCTACAGCTACGAGGAGTCGGCAAAAACGCTCATGGATAACTATTTAGACAATGTGGAAGCTTATTGCAATATGAATAAAATCCGTGACCCCGTTACAGGTGAGGAGATGGATCCAGATGAGCGCCTGATGCGTTCCATCGAGGAGCAAATTGGCATCTCGGAAAATGCAAAGCGGGCCTTCCGTGAAGAAATTCTCATCCGTATCTCGGCCTATGCGCGTAAAGGGAAGCGGTTTGACTACAGCACGCATGATCGTCTGCGGGAAGCTATCGAGAAGAAGCTGTTTGCCGATCTGAAGGATGTCGTCAAGATTACGACCTCGAACAAAACACCGGATGAGCATCAGCTCAAGAAGATTAATGAGGTCACCAAGCGACTTATCGAAGAGCATCAATATTGCCCAGTTTGCGCAAATGAGCTGCTGCGCTATGTGGGTAGCCTGTTGAACAGATGA
- the yhbH gene encoding sporulation protein YhbH, whose amino-acid sequence MKDESSFIVSREDWSLHRKGYQDQNRHQEKVKEAIKKNLPDLVSEENIIMSNGREVIKIPIRSLDEYRLRFNFQKGKHGGQGKGNSKVGDVVARDGDPAQGPGKGQGAGDQPGVDYYEAEISVEELQEMLFAELELPNLQQKDEEQIVVEETRFNDVRKKGLMGNIDKKRTLIAAIRRNALAGYSDMELGITDDDLRFKTWEEIIKPHSNAVIIAMMDTSGSMGVFEKYIARSFFFWMVRFLRTKYEKVEIVFIAHHTDAKEVTEDTFFSKGESGGTICSSAYKKALEIIDSRYPTSQYNIYPFHFSDGDNLTSDNERCVKLVKELMERCNMFGYGEVNQYNRHSTLMSAYRHIKEPKFMHCVIREKGEVYKALRTFFGKKEAVK is encoded by the coding sequence ATGAAAGATGAATCATCGTTCATTGTCTCCCGGGAAGACTGGTCGCTGCACCGCAAAGGGTACCAGGACCAAAATCGACACCAGGAAAAAGTGAAAGAAGCGATCAAAAAAAATCTGCCCGATCTCGTCAGCGAAGAAAACATCATCATGTCGAATGGTCGGGAAGTCATTAAGATCCCTATTCGCTCCCTGGATGAATACCGATTGCGTTTTAACTTCCAAAAGGGAAAACATGGCGGTCAAGGTAAAGGAAACAGTAAAGTAGGCGATGTCGTAGCCCGTGACGGCGATCCGGCGCAAGGGCCAGGAAAGGGTCAGGGAGCAGGTGATCAGCCGGGTGTAGACTACTACGAGGCTGAAATCAGCGTAGAAGAATTGCAGGAGATGCTTTTCGCCGAGCTGGAGCTGCCGAACCTTCAACAGAAAGACGAGGAACAAATCGTCGTAGAAGAGACTCGGTTCAATGATGTCAGGAAAAAAGGCTTGATGGGCAACATTGATAAAAAACGTACCCTGATCGCGGCCATTCGCCGAAATGCGCTGGCAGGCTACAGTGATATGGAGCTGGGGATCACCGATGATGACCTGCGCTTCAAGACGTGGGAAGAGATCATCAAGCCTCATTCCAATGCTGTCATTATTGCGATGATGGATACGTCGGGAAGTATGGGCGTGTTTGAAAAGTATATCGCCCGCAGCTTTTTCTTCTGGATGGTACGTTTTCTGCGCACCAAGTACGAAAAAGTCGAGATCGTCTTCATTGCCCATCATACGGATGCGAAGGAAGTAACGGAGGACACCTTTTTCTCGAAAGGGGAAAGCGGGGGGACGATCTGCTCCTCTGCTTACAAAAAAGCGTTGGAGATCATCGATAGCCGCTACCCGACATCGCAGTACAACATTTACCCGTTCCATTTTTCCGATGGCGACAACCTCACATCTGACAATGAGCGTTGCGTAAAGCTGGTGAAAGAGCTCATGGAGAGATGCAACATGTTCGGCTATGGCGAAGTGAATCAGTATAATAGGCACAGCACCCTCATGTCAGCATATCGCCACATCAAAGAGCCGAAATTCATGCATTGTGTCATTCGGGAAAAGGGCGAGGTATACAAGGCGTTGCGTACTTTCTTTGGCAAGAAAGAAGCTGTGAAGTAA
- a CDS encoding YiaA/YiaB family inner membrane protein translates to MYPQKHRMRNTGAFTFLAYFTLGAGVLLFSIGLYNATGLQLHEKGYYIACMLLVAVGSILTQKVVRDNAEDRAIIEEQEREFNLKVSKAEKETPK, encoded by the coding sequence ATGTATCCACAAAAGCATCGGATGCGCAACACGGGAGCCTTCACTTTCTTGGCATACTTTACATTGGGCGCAGGTGTCCTGCTATTTTCCATCGGTTTATACAATGCAACAGGTCTTCAGCTGCACGAAAAGGGGTATTATATCGCATGTATGCTTCTGGTAGCAGTTGGATCGATTTTGACACAAAAAGTAGTGAGAGATAACGCAGAGGATCGAGCGATTATTGAGGAGCAGGAAAGAGAATTTAACTTGAAGGTATCGAAAGCGGAGAAAGAAACGCCGAAATAG